One halophilic archaeon DL31 genomic region harbors:
- a CDS encoding hypothetical protein (KEGG: hla:Hlac_3199 hypothetical protein) yields MSLDQAVDEALATYNMSRSEEAEETGRTVATLQD; encoded by the coding sequence ATGAGTCTTGACCAAGCGGTTGACGAAGCGCTCGCGACGTACAATATGTCCCGGAGCGAAGAGGCCGAGGAAACGGGCCGAACAGTCGCCACGCTCCAAGATTAA
- a CDS encoding hypothetical protein (KEGG: hla:Hlac_3204 hypothetical protein) has product MSKALAWIRKSKGDDEDIGLEEQRELVRGLAEEVAGEVEVLDLGIHTQYLTKHPRLAVSAA; this is encoded by the coding sequence ATGAGTAAAGCACTCGCGTGGATCCGGAAGTCGAAAGGTGACGACGAGGACATCGGGCTCGAAGAGCAACGTGAACTCGTCCGAGGTCTCGCAGAGGAGGTTGCCGGCGAGGTTGAGGTTCTCGATCTCGGGATCCATACTCAGTACCTCACAAAGCATCCTCGGCTAGCTGTTTCTGCGGCCTGA
- a CDS encoding hypothetical protein (KEGG: hla:Hlac_3201 hypothetical protein): protein MSITRAKSIDSLYEECKDFDLVLVPDAPMASALNRRLDQPHFGPFAITPRRLAARRREQAEDRLAFLELIQTADLNWKEASHAVGNILQCWEYQGTANAVLDYEQFATTATHTAVDCIGEMDTTSKRLTEYTIDADTSVAVVGFKQLTELERSILPSDYETVDPFTEESFNYPPFRILDSPAAIVDAVLHTVTPENANDVAVVLDAASQYSSLIESALEAADIPYYGGPGFTDNSSHRAFLQLLRHAHAGRDTRVGDVRPLLVQLGLVVDIEHDEKRLRDLDVPEIEWLLEFSADIEAHTLASALDKFETVTGSSLDAFREELERLGIQDDIVTEQAVDRLEFYLQSYEVPIDRENDGVLLADAKSAAYVGRPVVFYLGLDEDWTHSSPRRPWVDRDQEYERNIRQFQLLLQNGVDQYYLVQDTAGGTPVTPCLYFEEILDEEFERFSDLDSIQHSRAARTTHDGFGKESIDVAAEKVTAFSQSSLNTYVNSPRDYFFSRLLETPDKDYFREGNLFHDFAEFYVTHPDVIRSDDLDEIAEVILDDVDPFLRGVDREVRLTKYRIGLQTVVEFLDANPPADGSFLTPASGWGTNFFAEYYDRPVDAPHTERWFENTDLGLKGKVDLVYGPTHLLDYKSGTKKSATSIVKHSALDPPSDKPNFQALLYLTQHRTEYLGEELQFTFFHFLETLDDVVTGDGNLDDCLTTVTYHPVAFEEHIASRNVFTELQEDAASNCNKTFSKAEYEEYRAVLDAHAFPDTQDSDELIDSGFGQALTDRMIDRVGDYKYVTSGCKQALRHLIRIRNRNYFTDDIDAFEGFVQERLEELNARRAGDERFPVAGLTEEPNYRYVDNRDCILEEGTR, encoded by the coding sequence GTGTCAATTACACGAGCGAAGTCTATCGATTCTCTCTACGAGGAATGCAAGGATTTCGACCTTGTGCTCGTGCCGGATGCGCCGATGGCGAGTGCCCTGAACCGGCGTCTTGATCAACCCCACTTCGGTCCGTTCGCGATCACACCACGGCGCCTGGCTGCCCGACGTCGAGAACAGGCCGAGGACCGACTCGCGTTCCTCGAACTCATTCAGACGGCGGATCTCAACTGGAAGGAGGCGTCGCATGCGGTCGGGAACATCCTCCAGTGCTGGGAGTACCAAGGGACGGCTAACGCTGTTCTCGACTACGAGCAGTTCGCGACGACGGCAACGCACACCGCCGTCGACTGTATTGGTGAGATGGATACGACGTCCAAACGCCTCACTGAGTACACTATTGACGCCGATACGTCGGTTGCTGTCGTCGGCTTCAAGCAGCTTACCGAACTCGAACGCTCGATCCTACCCTCAGACTACGAGACGGTCGACCCGTTCACCGAGGAGTCGTTCAATTATCCACCCTTCCGAATTCTCGACTCACCGGCTGCGATCGTCGACGCCGTCCTCCATACGGTCACACCGGAGAACGCCAACGACGTGGCTGTCGTCCTCGATGCAGCCAGTCAGTACTCATCGCTCATCGAGTCGGCGCTGGAAGCTGCAGACATTCCATATTACGGTGGTCCTGGCTTCACCGACAATTCGTCACACCGAGCGTTCCTACAACTTCTCAGACACGCACACGCTGGTCGAGATACTCGTGTGGGTGACGTCAGACCACTACTCGTCCAGCTCGGATTGGTGGTGGATATCGAGCATGACGAGAAACGACTCCGTGATCTCGATGTGCCCGAAATCGAGTGGCTGCTCGAATTCAGCGCAGACATCGAAGCTCATACCCTCGCCTCGGCACTCGACAAGTTCGAGACAGTTACTGGAAGTTCGCTGGACGCCTTCCGCGAGGAACTCGAGCGGCTTGGAATTCAAGACGACATCGTCACCGAGCAGGCGGTCGACCGCCTCGAGTTCTATCTTCAGTCGTACGAGGTCCCCATCGACCGTGAGAACGACGGCGTGCTGCTCGCGGACGCGAAGTCGGCGGCCTACGTCGGCAGACCGGTCGTGTTCTATCTTGGGCTCGATGAAGACTGGACGCACTCTTCGCCGCGCCGCCCCTGGGTCGACCGCGACCAGGAGTACGAGCGAAACATCAGGCAATTCCAGTTATTGCTACAGAACGGCGTCGACCAGTACTACCTTGTTCAAGATACGGCAGGCGGGACGCCTGTCACCCCGTGTCTGTACTTCGAGGAGATCCTCGACGAGGAGTTCGAGCGGTTCAGCGATCTCGACTCGATACAGCACTCTCGAGCTGCCCGAACCACCCACGACGGGTTCGGGAAGGAATCAATCGATGTGGCTGCTGAGAAAGTAACCGCCTTTAGCCAATCGAGTCTCAACACCTACGTCAACTCACCGCGCGACTACTTTTTCAGTCGGCTGCTCGAAACACCGGACAAGGACTACTTCAGAGAAGGAAACCTGTTCCACGACTTCGCTGAGTTCTACGTCACACATCCCGACGTCATCAGGTCTGACGACCTCGACGAAATCGCAGAGGTGATTCTCGACGATGTCGACCCGTTCCTTCGTGGCGTCGACCGTGAGGTCCGACTGACGAAGTACCGAATTGGCCTCCAGACCGTCGTTGAGTTTCTCGATGCCAATCCGCCTGCTGATGGTTCGTTCCTGACGCCAGCGAGTGGCTGGGGGACGAACTTCTTCGCGGAATACTACGACCGACCGGTCGACGCCCCCCACACAGAACGCTGGTTCGAGAACACCGACCTCGGGCTCAAGGGGAAGGTAGACCTCGTATACGGGCCGACCCACCTGCTCGACTACAAGAGCGGGACGAAGAAGTCGGCGACATCGATAGTGAAGCACTCCGCACTCGACCCGCCGAGCGACAAGCCAAACTTCCAGGCGTTGCTATATCTCACACAGCACCGAACGGAGTACCTCGGTGAAGAACTCCAGTTCACCTTCTTCCACTTCCTCGAAACGCTTGACGACGTCGTGACCGGGGATGGGAACCTCGATGACTGCCTGACGACAGTCACGTACCACCCGGTCGCCTTCGAGGAGCACATCGCAAGCCGGAACGTCTTCACCGAACTGCAAGAGGACGCGGCGAGCAACTGCAACAAGACGTTCTCCAAGGCCGAGTATGAGGAGTACCGTGCGGTCCTCGACGCACACGCGTTCCCAGACACGCAGGACAGCGACGAACTCATCGACTCCGGGTTCGGACAGGCGTTGACCGACCGGATGATCGACAGAGTTGGGGACTACAAATACGTCACAAGTGGCTGCAAGCAGGCACTCCGTCATCTCATCCGGATTCGGAATCGGAACTACTTCACCGACGATATCGACGCTTTCGAGGGATTCGTCCAGGAACGCCTCGAAGAGTTGAACGCTCGGCGGGCAGGCGACGAACGCTTCCCGGTCGCAGGACTCACTGAAGAGCCGAACTACCGGTACGTGGACAATCGCGACTGTATCCTCGAGGAGGGAACCCGATGA
- a CDS encoding UvrD/REP helicase (PFAM: DNA helicase, UvrD/REP type~KEGG: hla:Hlac_3200 UvrD/REP helicase) produces the protein MTTPNDQQQELIDSKQGIHVVDAGAGTGKTFTVTRRYAEIVDQDDVEPEDVLLVTFTNNAATEMRERIVANCDYGMRELSDAPIQTFHSLCHDILMEHGFEAPTLLGIDDRITGSTRVLEDENVEKAQFREFIRRFSDDHPEYDDFFRAVAEPVELLGLINQLAAKGVFPTADGWYRNGERHLDGDFEAFREIFDELNQPRNDGDKQSKLRSKLGGYGNDKCYLPDAPEEDEIRGGWGEKQVPAAVARLVFDEQRENLKNFVHDVYHEYLEFALSRNYLNFSFLQLFAFVLLCDDHRLRDDVAFEYVMIDEFQDSSEIQFKLALLLADTNNVCVVGDWKQSIYSFQYAAVENITEFESRLDRFVDELNEDHERVSWATRSIIDIELDENYRSTQDILDFSEHSLVTPAASTDDIDEAAVRDRIVSLSSNASHENSQIEAIQHEDEHEAVLTKIHEIVGNDAYQVEEDGELRLPEHGDIAVLTRTRDFGRGLLSVAEEYGLPMAYEGGIELFRSDPAKLLLAWLRILESDAERGWAVVLEEAGYTLDEVKHVLDSEEYPANMQAFKSELASLETVGGISQRVFSQYDYDGAYADVLLTTIQSVHSATTLTRGDLIRFIERGIEDGSTHEVHASAGMNSVTVQTIHAAKGLEHPIVVLANMNSHRFPPSGGNSNAITFDDPIGLRQRKLYADDHGYPHIHDNWRSDVLRKCLPRGYDEERRLLYVAMTRAESHLVFAAGESPNTFIEELPVDLEELEPDVQDDDIDETTQAHLQIAVPAPDGPVGHSPHTLMRDDVFEDVDDGRGTAFGTRTHEFAERYILEEDVEPSNDDERHIKSFIDSLDGELRVEEDAYLPLTVDGEQVTISGIVDLVHIRPNTVGIIDFKTDLSRHAQGEYRKQLSVYHHVLDEWFPDREVTAEIFYTAEGTRVDVEPFSRADLVEIVAEISTSE, from the coding sequence ATGACGACACCGAACGACCAACAGCAAGAGCTCATCGACAGCAAACAGGGCATCCACGTCGTCGACGCCGGGGCGGGGACCGGGAAGACGTTCACCGTTACCCGTCGATACGCAGAAATCGTCGACCAGGACGACGTCGAGCCCGAGGACGTCCTCCTCGTGACGTTCACCAACAACGCGGCGACGGAGATGAGAGAGCGAATCGTCGCCAACTGTGACTACGGGATGCGTGAACTCTCGGACGCGCCGATCCAGACGTTCCACAGCCTCTGTCACGACATCCTCATGGAACACGGCTTCGAGGCCCCGACGCTCCTCGGTATCGACGACCGCATCACTGGATCCACACGCGTCCTCGAAGACGAGAACGTCGAGAAGGCGCAGTTCCGCGAATTCATCCGTCGATTCAGCGACGACCACCCCGAGTACGACGATTTCTTCCGCGCCGTCGCAGAACCAGTCGAACTCCTCGGACTAATCAATCAGCTCGCAGCGAAAGGTGTCTTCCCGACGGCTGATGGCTGGTACCGGAATGGCGAGCGGCATCTGGACGGTGACTTCGAGGCATTTCGCGAGATCTTCGACGAGCTGAACCAGCCCCGAAACGACGGGGACAAGCAGTCCAAGCTTCGCTCGAAACTCGGAGGCTACGGGAACGACAAGTGCTACCTCCCGGACGCGCCCGAGGAAGACGAGATTCGTGGCGGATGGGGTGAGAAGCAAGTTCCCGCTGCCGTCGCACGGCTGGTGTTTGACGAACAGCGAGAGAACCTCAAGAATTTCGTTCACGACGTCTACCACGAGTATCTCGAGTTCGCACTCAGTCGGAACTACCTCAACTTCAGCTTCCTCCAGCTGTTCGCGTTCGTCCTGCTCTGTGACGACCATCGACTCCGCGACGATGTCGCGTTCGAGTACGTGATGATCGACGAGTTTCAGGACTCCAGCGAGATCCAGTTCAAACTCGCACTCCTGCTCGCGGACACAAACAACGTCTGTGTCGTCGGTGACTGGAAACAGAGCATCTACTCCTTCCAGTATGCCGCCGTCGAGAACATCACCGAGTTCGAGTCCCGCCTGGATCGATTCGTCGACGAACTCAACGAGGACCACGAGCGAGTATCGTGGGCGACCCGCTCGATCATCGATATCGAGCTCGATGAGAATTATCGGTCGACACAGGACATTCTCGACTTCTCCGAGCACAGCCTAGTGACGCCCGCGGCGAGCACGGACGACATTGACGAGGCGGCCGTTAGAGATCGAATTGTGTCACTCTCCTCGAACGCATCGCACGAGAACTCTCAGATAGAGGCGATTCAACACGAAGACGAACACGAAGCCGTTCTGACCAAGATTCACGAGATCGTCGGGAACGACGCGTATCAGGTCGAGGAAGACGGGGAACTTCGTCTGCCAGAGCACGGTGACATCGCCGTCCTCACCCGGACTCGTGACTTCGGCCGAGGACTCCTCTCTGTCGCCGAGGAGTACGGCTTGCCGATGGCGTACGAAGGTGGAATCGAGCTATTCCGATCTGACCCGGCGAAGCTTCTCTTGGCGTGGCTGCGAATTCTCGAATCCGACGCAGAGCGAGGATGGGCGGTCGTCCTTGAGGAAGCTGGCTACACGCTCGATGAGGTCAAACACGTCCTCGATAGCGAGGAATATCCCGCCAATATGCAGGCGTTCAAATCAGAGCTTGCGTCACTGGAGACAGTCGGTGGGATTTCACAGCGCGTGTTCTCCCAGTACGATTACGACGGGGCCTACGCCGACGTGTTGTTGACGACGATCCAGTCTGTCCACAGCGCGACGACGTTGACACGAGGTGATCTCATCCGGTTCATCGAACGCGGCATCGAGGACGGAAGCACCCACGAGGTCCACGCGAGCGCCGGTATGAATTCGGTGACGGTCCAGACTATCCACGCAGCCAAGGGACTCGAACATCCCATCGTCGTGCTCGCGAACATGAACTCTCATCGCTTCCCACCGTCAGGCGGGAACAGTAACGCGATCACGTTCGACGATCCGATCGGGCTACGCCAGCGGAAGCTCTACGCCGATGATCACGGGTATCCCCACATCCACGACAACTGGCGGAGTGACGTCCTCCGGAAGTGCCTGCCGCGTGGATACGATGAGGAACGACGCTTGCTCTACGTCGCAATGACGCGGGCTGAGAGCCACCTCGTGTTCGCTGCAGGCGAGTCCCCGAACACGTTCATTGAGGAGCTCCCGGTCGACCTCGAAGAACTAGAGCCCGACGTTCAAGACGACGATATCGACGAGACGACGCAGGCACACTTGCAGATTGCTGTGCCGGCGCCGGATGGTCCAGTCGGTCACTCGCCGCACACGCTCATGCGTGACGATGTGTTCGAGGACGTCGATGACGGGAGAGGGACAGCGTTCGGAACGCGGACTCACGAGTTCGCTGAGCGGTACATCTTGGAAGAGGATGTCGAGCCCTCGAACGACGATGAACGTCACATCAAGTCGTTCATAGACTCGCTCGATGGTGAGTTGCGAGTTGAGGAGGATGCGTATCTGCCACTCACTGTTGACGGTGAGCAGGTCACCATCTCCGGAATCGTTGACCTCGTTCACATCCGTCCCAATACCGTCGGGATCATCGACTTCAAGACCGACCTTAGTCGGCACGCTCAGGGCGAATACCGGAAGCAACTCAGCGTGTACCATCACGTGTTGGATGAGTGGTTCCCTGATAGAGAGGTGACCGCAGAGATCTTCTATACTGCCGAAGGAACCCGCGTTGACGTCGAACCGTTCTCACGAGCAGACCTCGTCGAGATCGTAGCCGAAATCAGTACTAGCGAGTGA
- a CDS encoding hypothetical protein (KEGG: hla:Hlac_3197 hypothetical protein), with protein MTLVADGSGPPLPSLSRQLSPGDVNMDLTMCGLLVERAEELARLYAEHGNWNDVKERWFDERLSNRSTRGSSQKIYRVLTSRFKNAPTDLPNPSVLPTIFDECQTTRDKAQILYLYLVADDSLVRYVVHEYMARLTDGNTDSLDFSNETLVDILTHLEYSDGGSFDYADSTTERWCEGFRSVMRKIGVLDGQQSVVGTSPSVGDTPLLVAMDYSYGSDDEDWLTSPRGLLYLFQPANRWGELFDRVASTDAWEYLELHGDLDVRPSDEPYSWVHDGGEN; from the coding sequence ATGACCCTCGTCGCCGACGGAAGTGGTCCTCCCCTCCCGTCGCTATCTCGTCAGCTCTCTCCAGGAGACGTGAATATGGATTTGACCATGTGCGGTCTGCTTGTCGAGCGAGCCGAGGAACTCGCTCGACTCTATGCCGAACACGGGAACTGGAACGATGTCAAAGAGAGATGGTTCGACGAACGACTATCGAACCGAAGCACACGGGGCAGCTCCCAGAAGATCTACCGTGTGCTAACGTCACGTTTCAAAAACGCTCCCACGGACCTCCCGAACCCAAGCGTTCTGCCAACGATATTCGACGAGTGCCAGACAACGCGCGATAAAGCACAGATACTTTACCTCTATCTTGTCGCCGACGACTCGCTTGTTCGGTACGTCGTTCACGAATATATGGCCCGCCTCACAGATGGTAACACAGATTCACTGGACTTCTCGAACGAGACGCTTGTCGATATCCTCACTCACCTCGAGTATTCTGACGGCGGCTCCTTCGACTATGCGGATTCGACGACTGAGCGGTGGTGCGAGGGCTTTCGATCAGTAATGCGTAAAATCGGCGTACTCGACGGGCAGCAATCAGTCGTTGGCACATCTCCGTCAGTGGGTGATACTCCGTTGCTCGTTGCGATGGACTATTCGTACGGAAGCGACGACGAGGACTGGCTCACTTCGCCGCGGGGGCTGCTCTACCTTTTCCAGCCTGCGAACCGCTGGGGGGAACTCTTCGACCGGGTTGCAAGCACCGACGCATGGGAGTACCTCGAACTTCACGGCGACCTCGACGTACGCCCCAGCGATGAGCCGTACTCGTGGGTACACGATGGAGGTGAAAATTAA
- a CDS encoding hypothetical protein (KEGG: hla:Hlac_3202 hypothetical protein) has translation MLPEVVEDIKSSYQDLQVSAVEENFEALSDVLEDTQTLMAGLTERLSSAANETSQDIQRLTFTLLGAIVANIFLVLRWSDRDLVPPFSIFVLIVIVGFYLPLIQGRIEDLNDTITEVKNDYEFYEKHIRRFNKDLFRFGDLEDRKSAYVGLAETQRQRAQIQLRRVFYALLIVWCGLAIWSGFAYSFGQPQSLALAVSGVVLAILSLDPTDGPFGHGGYDYFSRGAAIVTLIIIFLSFVYPLLLLYIGIIPNF, from the coding sequence ATGCTCCCAGAGGTCGTTGAGGACATTAAATCGAGTTACCAGGACCTCCAGGTATCTGCTGTCGAAGAAAATTTCGAAGCTCTAAGTGATGTACTTGAAGACACGCAGACTTTGATGGCTGGATTGACTGAGAGGCTTTCGTCGGCAGCCAACGAAACTTCTCAAGATATCCAACGATTGACGTTCACACTCCTTGGTGCAATCGTCGCGAACATCTTCTTGGTACTTCGATGGAGCGACCGAGATCTGGTGCCACCGTTTTCGATTTTTGTTCTTATTGTGATTGTTGGGTTTTACCTCCCCCTCATTCAAGGGAGAATTGAGGACCTGAACGACACAATCACTGAGGTGAAGAACGACTATGAATTCTATGAGAAGCACATCCGCCGGTTCAACAAGGATCTATTCCGGTTTGGTGATTTGGAAGACCGGAAATCAGCATACGTTGGGTTAGCTGAAACACAACGCCAGCGGGCACAAATCCAGCTTCGAAGAGTCTTCTACGCTCTACTCATCGTCTGGTGTGGATTGGCCATCTGGTCTGGGTTCGCATATTCGTTCGGACAACCGCAGTCGCTTGCGTTGGCGGTCTCTGGTGTAGTGCTTGCAATCCTTTCTCTTGATCCCACTGATGGGCCGTTCGGTCACGGTGGTTACGACTATTTTAGTAGAGGAGCGGCGATAGTCACTCTTATCATCATCTTCCTTTCGTTCGTTTACCCTCTACTTCTGCTGTATATCGGAATCATCCCGAACTTCTGA
- a CDS encoding hypothetical protein (KEGG: hla:Hlac_3207 hypothetical protein): MTCPPKLADLNRTVIEAIPVDRSNGWWTGLVRDRYTPTGELRLRLERYPPGNPKNRPEHIWRIRTDFWETEREAVKIFERKGGKKPSGVLPISDFYTVKEELPIREDGSRRVSLVRIEKKWGQASDRLYHWDPEDDSVKQKWTVGKQWNRLSNLATRELEGFQ; encoded by the coding sequence ATGACCTGCCCACCGAAGCTCGCAGACCTGAATCGTACCGTGATCGAAGCCATCCCGGTCGACCGCTCGAACGGCTGGTGGACCGGGCTCGTGCGTGACCGTTACACCCCGACGGGAGAACTTCGTCTCCGGCTCGAGCGCTACCCGCCGGGCAATCCTAAGAACCGCCCAGAGCACATCTGGCGCATTCGAACGGACTTCTGGGAGACTGAGCGTGAGGCAGTCAAAATCTTTGAGCGCAAGGGAGGGAAGAAGCCGTCCGGTGTATTGCCCATTAGCGACTTCTACACGGTGAAGGAGGAGCTCCCGATTCGAGAGGATGGCTCTCGACGCGTCTCTCTCGTCCGCATCGAGAAGAAGTGGGGACAGGCGAGCGACCGTCTCTATCACTGGGACCCAGAAGATGACTCGGTCAAGCAGAAGTGGACGGTCGGGAAGCAGTGGAACCGCCTGAGCAATCTCGCGACCCGTGAGCTGGAGGGCTTCCAGTAG
- a CDS encoding transposase (ISH3) (KEGG: hla:Hlac_3628 transposase (ISH3)) — protein sequence MSKTKQADGEIHEDQLLNFLVNRLDEEVSLSLANNAEITAEDIYEVLVGACADGTSVSTLCASSQNSPAGNTVLYHLRTKFEPERLERVANTLLRKDLDELLPEQVEVCADLHLRPYYGDEDDTDGLYHSVAKRGTTAFHAYATLYARVKNKRYTLAVRRLKDGDTASSVLAEFFGVLDGLDAGVKAVYLDRGFYDSKCLTLLQAHNYAYVIPIIRWGEAIQQELSEGWSRVIQHDLTGKLDGHSWTVDFPVYIDCTYLNGKYDENGVARHGYAADAPFIDSPRDARYHYSKRFGIESSYRLFEQAIATTTTRDPTVRLLYVVVSLLLQNVWRYLHYEYVATPRRGGRRLWWWPYKEFVNMIRRAAWTALAVRRAVPANRPPDDRFHR from the coding sequence GTGTCTAAAACCAAACAAGCAGACGGTGAGATCCACGAGGACCAGCTTCTTAACTTTCTCGTCAACCGCCTTGACGAGGAAGTTTCGCTCTCGTTAGCCAATAACGCTGAAATCACTGCTGAAGACATCTATGAGGTCCTCGTCGGCGCTTGCGCCGACGGGACCTCTGTCTCTACGCTCTGTGCGTCGAGCCAGAACTCACCCGCTGGGAACACGGTCCTCTACCATCTTCGGACGAAGTTCGAGCCGGAACGGCTCGAACGAGTCGCTAACACGCTCCTGCGAAAGGATCTCGATGAATTGCTCCCCGAACAGGTGGAGGTCTGCGCAGACCTCCACCTGCGGCCCTACTACGGTGACGAAGACGACACAGACGGCCTCTATCACTCGGTAGCGAAGCGTGGAACCACTGCGTTCCACGCCTATGCCACACTCTACGCGCGTGTGAAGAACAAACGCTACACGCTGGCGGTACGCCGTCTCAAAGACGGCGATACCGCAAGTAGTGTCCTCGCTGAGTTCTTCGGTGTCCTCGACGGCCTTGACGCCGGGGTCAAGGCCGTCTACCTTGATCGCGGATTCTACGACAGTAAGTGTCTCACGCTGCTTCAGGCGCACAATTACGCGTACGTGATCCCGATCATCCGGTGGGGTGAGGCGATTCAGCAAGAGCTCTCGGAAGGATGGAGTCGCGTCATTCAGCATGATCTGACGGGGAAACTCGACGGTCACAGCTGGACCGTCGATTTTCCCGTCTACATCGACTGTACGTACCTAAATGGGAAGTATGACGAGAACGGTGTGGCGCGTCACGGCTACGCCGCTGACGCGCCGTTCATCGACTCACCACGGGACGCTCGATACCACTACTCGAAACGCTTCGGTATCGAGTCAAGCTATCGCTTGTTTGAGCAAGCGATAGCGACAACGACAACACGAGATCCAACGGTACGGCTGCTGTACGTGGTGGTGAGTCTCCTCTTACAGAACGTCTGGCGGTACCTTCACTACGAGTATGTGGCGACGCCCCGCCGAGGCGGGCGTCGCCTCTGGTGGTGGCCGTACAAGGAGTTCGTCAATATGATTCGACGAGCTGCGTGGACGGCCCTCGCGGTGCGTCGGGCCGTCCCCGCGAATCGGCCACCTGACGACCGATTCCACCGCTAA
- a CDS encoding hypothetical protein (KEGG: hla:Hlac_3206 hypothetical protein) — protein sequence MDGYALRFTDCGRESLDDLEPVEVEQATRKLERICSCEFRKPWEWGFERMDGVSDGKLSLSDELRAFVDINQENRTLLVYRVYRRENLYG from the coding sequence GTGGATGGATACGCGCTTCGGTTCACCGACTGCGGACGTGAGAGCCTGGACGATCTCGAGCCCGTCGAGGTCGAGCAGGCAACCCGGAAGCTGGAACGCATCTGCTCGTGCGAGTTCCGGAAACCTTGGGAATGGGGATTCGAGCGCATGGACGGGGTGAGCGACGGAAAACTAAGCCTCTCCGACGAGCTCCGTGCGTTTGTTGACATCAACCAGGAGAATCGCACACTCCTCGTCTATCGGGTTTATCGCCGGGAGAACCTCTACGGGTAA
- a CDS encoding hypothetical protein (KEGG: hla:Hlac_3205 hypothetical protein) — protein MPETRTTTVSQNSEGQYQVTVPRDLGDFFELKGKKLEWKAGSAKNKMEVIIHDE, from the coding sequence ATGCCCGAAACACGGACTACAACAGTCAGTCAGAACTCCGAAGGCCAGTATCAGGTAACGGTCCCTCGTGACCTCGGAGACTTCTTCGAATTGAAAGGGAAGAAGCTCGAGTGGAAGGCCGGCAGTGCGAAGAACAAAATGGAGGTCATCATCCACGATGAGTAA